The following are from one region of the Leptospira harrisiae genome:
- a CDS encoding DUF721 domain-containing protein, translating to MKKVELSELFQSLEKLGMDRESVFRDQILKTLRLKWNDIVGDYFGKQSFPKSIDGKKLTVVCRHSMISQELEFQKTELLTKVNSITNPVLLEKIHFKTGNEFQNPKS from the coding sequence AGGTCGAACTCTCAGAACTCTTCCAAAGTTTAGAAAAATTGGGTATGGACAGGGAATCTGTCTTTCGAGACCAAATTCTGAAAACCTTACGACTTAAGTGGAATGACATTGTAGGTGATTACTTTGGTAAACAGAGTTTTCCCAAATCCATTGATGGAAAAAAACTCACAGTTGTTTGTCGTCACTCGATGATCTCCCAGGAACTGGAGTTCCAAAAGACGGAACTTTTAACGAAAGTGAACTCAATTACGAACCCGGTTTTATTGGAAAAAATTCACTTTAAAACTGGAAACGAATTCCAAAATCCTAAGTCTTAA